The DNA sequence TTATTTTAGTTATAATAAAACTTTATAAATTTTATTTCCAAGAAGAAAAGTAAAAATCAAAATGGTTGCTGATAAGAAATTATTTTATTTAAGTTGTATATTAATTACTATAGGAATAGTTTTTTCATACTCACTAACAGTTTTTACTGTACTTTTTTTCAATTATAATGAATTTCATTTTTTTACTCGCCAACTTTTTTTTGGAGTGAGTGGAATTTTAATCATGTTTTTTATCTCAAGACTTGATCCAGATAAAAAAAATTCTGAAAGAATTATTCTTGCTATTCTTATTATTTCTTTTATTTTTATCACAATCTTACCTTTTTTACCTTCGGCCTTGGCAACAGCTAGTGGAGGTGCTAAAAGATGGATTCGCTTAGGCCCGCTTTCTATATCTCCGGTTGAATTTTTTAAAATAGGTCTTATTTATTTTTTAGCTTGGAGTTATACAAGACGTATTGATGATAGTAAAAAAGCAATTAAACATGAAGTTTTAATTCTTTTACCTTACTGTATTGTTGCAACTATAGTGATAGGATATATTTATATTACGCAAAATGATTTAGGACAGAGTGTTATTTCTTTCTTTTTGATTTTAGCTTTAGCCTTTTTTGCAGGAGCTAGCAAAAGACTTTTTGCTTTTGGAACTTTAATCATTATGATGGTTGGAATAATGGTTATTTTTAGCAATCAAAGGCGTATTCAAAGAATTGCATCTTGGTGGGGAAATATACAAGATGCATTTTTACCAATGCTTCCTGATTGGATGGCAAATGCTTTACGAGTAAGTACCAATACAGAACCTTATCAAATCTCACACTCTTTAAATGCTATAGCTCATGGAGGAATATTTGGAGAGGGTTTAGGGCTTGGAACTTTTAAATTAGGTTTTTTAAGCGAAGTCCATACCGACTTTATTCTCTCTGGTATCACAGAAGAAATCGGACTTTTTGGACTTGGGATCATCTGTTTTATTTATCTTTGGATGATTTTAAGAATTTTTAGAATAGCTGGACGTTGCGACAAAAAAGAACACTTTATTTTTTGTTCTGGTATCGCTTTGCTTTTACTTTTTTCATTTTTTATGAACGCTTTTGGTATTATTTCTCTTACCCCTCTTAAAGGTGTTGCAGTTCCACTTTTAAGCTATGGTGGAAGTTCCATGTGGGCAATTTGTATAGGTATTGGATATGTATTGATGATTTCTAAAAAGGTTAAATTATGATTGTTTTAACTGGAGGTGGCACGGGTGGACATTTAGCCATAGTAAGATGCTTATTAGAAAGTGCCCAACGAAAGAATATAGCTTGTATTTATATAGGCAGTGAAAATGGGCAAGATAAAGCGTGGTTTGAAAAAGAAACGCGCTTTAAGGATAAATTCTTTCTAAGCTCTAAGGGAGTTATCAATCAAAGTAAATTTAACAAAATCAATTCTTTTTTACATATTCTAAAACTTTCTAAAAAATGTAAAAAAATTTTTAAAACCTATAAAGTAAAAGCTGTCATTAGCGTAGGAGGATACAGTGCAGCTCCTGCATCTTTTGGAGCTTTATTTTCTGGCATACCTTTATTTATACATGAACAAAATTCAAAAAGTGGTTCCTTAAATAAACTTTTAAAACCTTTTTCTAAAAAATTTTTTAGTGCTTTTGAGGAAGATTTTACACCTTATCCTGTAGCAGATAAATTTTTTAATCATGCAAGAATTCGTAAAGAATTAAAAAATATTATTTTTCTAGGAGGATCTCAAGGAGCTAGTTTTATCAATGAATTGGCCATACAATTAGCACCTAATTTAAATGAAAAAAATATCCATATTATTCATCAATGTGGAAAAAATGATTTACAAAAGTACAAACAAATTTATAAAACTTTAAATATCGAAGCTGATATATTTGACTTTAGTTCAAATTTAGAACAAAAGATGCATAAAGCAGATTTAGCTATATCAAGAGCTGGCGCAAGTACGCTTTTTGAACTTTGTGCTAATTCTTTACCTGCTATTTTTATTCCTTATCCTTATGCAGCCAAAAATCATCAATACTTTAACGCTAAATTTTTACAAAATCAAAATTTATGTAAAATTTTTACACAAGATAATGCCAATGTAGATGAAATTTTTAAAACTATTTTAAATATAAATTTAGAAAATATTTCCAAAGGTTTGCAAGATATTTTTCAAAAAAATGGATCAGATATTTTACTTGAAAAAATACTTAAACTTATTTGATAACTTGACTTTTATAGGATAAATATCCAACGATATTTACTATGATTCCGATTGCAAAAAGTATTACAATAGCACTTGAAAAATTTCCAAATTGATCATGTAAAAGTCCTATAATCCACTGACCTTGCGCAGCAATTAAATATCCAAAACCTTGAGCAAAGGCTGAAAGTCTTGCTGCTATTTGTGCATTATGACTTTTTTGGGCAATAAAAAGTAAAACTATACCAAAAACCCCGCCCCAAGGAAAGCCCATAATAAAAGCACCTAAAATAATCATAAATTCATTATTAAAAATAAGTAAAATCCCAAAAGATATAGCATACATGGCGCACAAAATCGCAATATAGCTTGTATGATATTCTTTTTTAATTTTACCTAAAAGCAAAGGGCCAAAAAGTGAAACTGGCATAGCGATCAATTGTCCAAATAAAAGCATATTCGTTGCAAAATCTTTGCTAAAACCTTTTTCGGTTACTATTTGAACATACCAAAAAAATAAAGAATACGCCAAAAAGCTTTGAAATCCCATAAAAAGAGTGATTTTCCATGTTGTAGGATGTTTAAAAATATTCACTTGTTTAGAAGAAAGTTTTTTAGCTCTAAAAAGTCTTCCATTTTTTGCTTGAGGAAAATAAATCACTAAGGCTACAAAAGCAAAAATAGCCCAAAATACCATAGCTAAAGATAAATTAAATATATGAAGTAAAGGTGTGGCTAAAGCTATACCCACTATAGAAGAAACACTTAAAATAAAACTATACAAACCCATAACGCTAGACATTTGTTTAGGAAATTTTTCCTTAATAAAACTTGGCAAAACTACATTAGCAATTGCTATACCACAACCTATAGCAAGCATCCCTATAAATAAACCATAAACTCCAAAATAAGAACGCAAAAGTTCGCCAATAAATATCAAAAAAATTCCTACAATAACTGCACGGATAACAGAAAAATACCCCACAATAAAAGAAATACTTCCAAAAGCCATCAAAGGCAAACTGGTTAAAATCCCTATCAAAGTAGAATTTAAATCAAACTCTTTTTTTATAATATCAACCATTGGCCCTATCGTTGTGATAGGGGCTCTAAGATTAAAAGCTATAATAATAACAATAAAAATATTAAGCCAAAAAATTTTTTTAAAAGAAGTCATAATTACCTTTACTTAAGTTCAACCTTAAGTATTTTACCCTCTGCCATCTTAGGAATCCATAAATCATTTTTATCTAAAAATATATCCGCTGGTCCCTTCATTAATGGAAGATTAAGTTTTTTAATATTTTTATTTTTCAAATTTAAAGCATAAATAACCCCATTAAGATCTTTTCCCCAAGAACT is a window from the Campylobacter sp. RM10537 genome containing:
- the ftsW gene encoding putative lipid II flippase FtsW yields the protein MVADKKLFYLSCILITIGIVFSYSLTVFTVLFFNYNEFHFFTRQLFFGVSGILIMFFISRLDPDKKNSERIILAILIISFIFITILPFLPSALATASGGAKRWIRLGPLSISPVEFFKIGLIYFLAWSYTRRIDDSKKAIKHEVLILLPYCIVATIVIGYIYITQNDLGQSVISFFLILALAFFAGASKRLFAFGTLIIMMVGIMVIFSNQRRIQRIASWWGNIQDAFLPMLPDWMANALRVSTNTEPYQISHSLNAIAHGGIFGEGLGLGTFKLGFLSEVHTDFILSGITEEIGLFGLGIICFIYLWMILRIFRIAGRCDKKEHFIFCSGIALLLLFSFFMNAFGIISLTPLKGVAVPLLSYGGSSMWAICIGIGYVLMISKKVKL
- a CDS encoding MFS transporter, with the protein product MTSFKKIFWLNIFIVIIIAFNLRAPITTIGPMVDIIKKEFDLNSTLIGILTSLPLMAFGSISFIVGYFSVIRAVIVGIFLIFIGELLRSYFGVYGLFIGMLAIGCGIAIANVVLPSFIKEKFPKQMSSVMGLYSFILSVSSIVGIALATPLLHIFNLSLAMVFWAIFAFVALVIYFPQAKNGRLFRAKKLSSKQVNIFKHPTTWKITLFMGFQSFLAYSLFFWYVQIVTEKGFSKDFATNMLLFGQLIAMPVSLFGPLLLGKIKKEYHTSYIAILCAMYAISFGILLIFNNEFMIILGAFIMGFPWGGVFGIVLLFIAQKSHNAQIAARLSAFAQGFGYLIAAQGQWIIGLLHDQFGNFSSAIVILFAIGIIVNIVGYLSYKSQVIK